One Argiope bruennichi chromosome 5, qqArgBrue1.1, whole genome shotgun sequence DNA segment encodes these proteins:
- the LOC129969251 gene encoding probable dolichyl pyrophosphate Glc1Man9GlcNAc2 alpha-1,3-glucosyltransferase: MKRSLTMFINDCLISFAAVTCIKLLFVPLYKSTDFEVHRNWMAITHQKHIQEWYFEETSQWTLDYPPLFAWFEYLLSFLAKYFDPKMLQVTNLNYESKQTVFFMRLSVILSDLVYCYGVNRIFNLIKEKKGKAHDPWVSAEATLAMLLLWNPGLLLVDHIHFQYNGFLTGFLFISIADMFEKKYVKAAFWFSILINLKHIYLYLAPAYFLFLLKNFCFKTNVKSPGENTFLLFNFVKLASVGILTVLFSFGPFIYMGQLGQVLSRLFPVKRGLTHSYWAPNVWALYNFLDRALSYLALSLGFSSEDLRSCSTRGLVQECEHIILPSISTKVTLILALMSLMPMCWLVLKRSGNFKVFLDSIILCAFGSFLFGYHVHEKAILLIILPLTISAVIYKEEAQLYVYLSIVGHFSLFPLLHLEGETPLKILLLLLHVVYMLSSLSKLHGMKTSIVNTAEKCHLFGLIALQIFYSFGAKFLGLEKRLPFLPLMLISTYCAVGVLYAWTKFCYISLKNSSNQFVKTKTR, from the exons ATGAAACGAAGTTTAACAATGTTTATTAACGATTGTTTAATATCTTTTGCTGCTGTAACATGCATTAAACTTCTTTTTGTACCTTTGTA cAAATCAACAGATTTTGAAGTGCATCGCAATTGGATGGCTATAACACATCAAAAGCATATACAAGAGTGGTATTTTGag gaaacttCTCAATGGACCCTTGATTATCCTCCATTGTTTGCTTGGTTTGAATACCTCCTGTCATTTCTTGCCAAATATTTTGATCCCAAAATGTTACAAGTGACTAATTTAAACTATGAGAGCAAACAAACTGTATTCTTTATGCGACTGTCTGTAATATTGTCTGATCTTGTTTACTGCTATGGGGTCAATag GATTTTcaacttaataaaagaaaagaaaggcaaAGCTCATGATCCATGGGTATCTGCTGAGGCAACTCTTGCAATGCTACTGCTTTGGAATCCAGGTCTTTTATTAGTAGATCACATTCATTTCCAGTATAATGGTTTTCTAACTGGGTTCTTATTTATTTCCATTGCTGACATGTTTGag aaaaaatatgtCAAAGCTGCCTTCTGGTTCTCTATACTGATAAATTTAAAGCACATATATTTATACCTTGCTCCAGCCTATTTCctgtttttactaaaaaatttttgtttcaaaactaatg ttaaaagtcCTGGAGAAAATACTTTCTTACTGTTCAATTTTGTCAAACTTGCTAGTGTAGGAATCTTGACTGTGTTATTCTCCTTTGGACCTTTTATATACATG ggaCAACTTGGTCAAGTTCTTTCACGTTTATTTCCCGTTAAACGAGGTTTGACACATTCTTATTGGGCACCAAATGTTTGGGCATTGTATAACTTTTTGGATCGAGCATTAAGTTATTTAG CACTTAGCTTGGGATTTTCATCCGAAGATCTTAGAAGTTGTTCTACTAGAGGGTTAGTTCAAGAATGTGAGCATATTATCTTGCCATCCATTTCCACAAAAGTTACACTTATTCTTGCTCTTATGTCTTTAATG cctATGTGTTGGTTGGTTTTAAAAAGATcaggaaattttaaagtatttctggatagcattattttatgtgcTTTTGGCAGTTTTCTTTTTGGGTATCATGTTcatgaaaaagcaattttattgataattttgcCGCTCAC CATATCTGCAGTGATTTACAAAGAAGAAGCCCAGCTTTATGTGTATCTATCTATAGTTGGACATTTTTCTCTCTTTCCTCTACTTCATCTAGAAGGAG aGACtccattgaaaattttactgcttCTGCTTCACGTAGTTTACATGCTATCAAGCCTAAGTAAACTTCATGG AATGAAGACTTCAATAGTTAACACTGCAGAAAAATGTCATTTGTTTGGCTTGATTGCTCTGCAAATCTTTTACAGTTTTGGTGCAAAATTCTTAGGTTTGGAAAAAAGATTGCCATTTTTGCCTCTGATGTTAATTTCTACATATTGTGCAGTAGGTGTTTTGTATGCATGGACTAAGTTTTGTTACATATCTTTGAAAAACTCAAGTAATCAGTTTGTAAAAACAAAGACAAGATAA